A part of Myxococcus landrumus genomic DNA contains:
- a CDS encoding DUF721 domain-containing protein: protein MARGEPKSLESLLPRVLARLAGESGRAHTLAPVWASVVGAHIARHTRPRSLEGGVLVVIVTSSEWARTLEQEAPSLREQLNERLGPGTVKEIAFHWEFR, encoded by the coding sequence ATGGCCCGTGGTGAGCCCAAGTCTCTCGAGAGTCTCCTTCCCCGTGTGTTGGCCCGCCTCGCAGGTGAATCCGGGCGTGCCCACACCCTGGCACCCGTGTGGGCCTCGGTGGTGGGCGCACACATCGCGCGCCACACCCGCCCCCGTTCGCTGGAGGGAGGCGTCCTGGTCGTCATCGTGACGAGCTCGGAGTGGGCTCGCACGCTGGAGCAAGAAGCCCCGTCCTTGCGCGAGCAGCTCAATGAACGGCTAGGCCCCGGTACGGTGAAGGAGATTGCCTTCCACTGGGAGTTCCGATGA
- a CDS encoding CAP domain-containing protein: MIAVLVLAALLGATPGPERPRASAPPPPQATPRPPPPKVPSTPAELMEVQAAQHVVREFERVGRRAPTEDTPLDTAARRLAREALTGGFTGAPDLFTLTEAISDAGAADPAPRALVIRAWAHAHILESLRARTDINMDRASHFGVGVALQDNRASLVLLLSERKADLKPFPRVMPGERAIQTMCGRLIPPLERPEFYVTHPNGEVSIVPLSRRGTQGSDFCSRLDFTTPGTYTVEVVARGDAGPEVVALLLVQLGDVRRRGERESWVEPTTEEEARLLLQERINRLRKAHGLPELIPDPVLERVAQTYSGRMAKEGFFAHIAPDGSTLTGRLPPGSRYVRAGENLGQAVGPLAAHFGIEHSPGHRRNLLDPGFRYMGLGITFRQVGTRSEALVTEVFSAASPGSVDPENPQQEAYDALARWRASKKLPPLARSQALESLAMAHAKRALELDQPSAQPGESPVHERVFQVIPDAGTASVDFFVVSDPTALPESRSVGDATNNRVGVGIVRGDSKRFGAKQYWVAVIYAAVH, translated from the coding sequence ATGATTGCCGTGCTCGTGCTGGCCGCCCTGCTGGGAGCGACGCCCGGCCCCGAGCGTCCGCGAGCAAGCGCGCCCCCTCCTCCCCAGGCCACGCCGCGGCCCCCTCCGCCCAAGGTCCCCTCGACGCCCGCGGAGCTCATGGAAGTCCAGGCCGCGCAGCACGTGGTGCGGGAGTTCGAGCGGGTCGGACGCCGGGCCCCCACCGAGGACACCCCGCTCGACACCGCCGCGAGACGGCTGGCCCGAGAGGCGCTCACGGGCGGGTTCACGGGAGCACCAGACCTGTTCACGCTCACGGAGGCCATCAGCGACGCGGGGGCAGCGGACCCGGCGCCTCGTGCCCTGGTCATCCGCGCCTGGGCCCACGCGCACATCCTCGAGTCGCTGCGGGCCCGAACCGACATCAACATGGACCGGGCCTCCCACTTCGGCGTCGGCGTGGCGCTGCAGGACAACCGCGCCTCCCTCGTGTTGCTGCTGTCGGAGCGCAAGGCGGACCTGAAGCCCTTCCCTCGGGTCATGCCCGGCGAGCGCGCCATCCAGACGATGTGTGGCCGGCTCATCCCCCCTCTCGAGCGACCCGAGTTCTACGTCACCCATCCCAACGGCGAAGTGAGCATCGTCCCGCTCTCGCGGCGAGGCACCCAGGGCTCCGACTTCTGCTCCCGCCTGGACTTCACCACGCCCGGCACCTACACCGTGGAGGTGGTGGCGCGTGGCGACGCGGGGCCGGAGGTCGTCGCGCTGCTCCTCGTCCAGTTGGGAGACGTTCGCCGCCGAGGTGAACGTGAGAGCTGGGTGGAGCCCACCACCGAGGAGGAAGCACGCCTGCTCCTCCAGGAGCGCATCAACCGGTTGCGCAAGGCCCATGGCCTGCCGGAGCTGATTCCGGACCCGGTGCTGGAGCGCGTGGCGCAGACCTACAGCGGCCGGATGGCGAAGGAGGGCTTCTTCGCGCACATCGCGCCCGATGGCAGCACCCTCACCGGGCGCCTTCCGCCGGGCTCTCGCTACGTCCGCGCCGGGGAGAACCTGGGACAGGCCGTGGGGCCGCTCGCCGCGCACTTCGGCATCGAGCACAGCCCTGGCCACCGCCGCAACCTGCTGGACCCGGGCTTCCGCTACATGGGGCTGGGCATCACCTTCCGCCAGGTGGGCACCCGCAGCGAGGCCCTGGTCACCGAGGTCTTCAGCGCCGCGTCGCCCGGCTCCGTGGACCCGGAGAACCCGCAGCAGGAGGCCTATGACGCCCTGGCGAGATGGCGCGCCTCGAAGAAGCTGCCGCCGCTGGCTCGCAGCCAGGCCTTGGAATCCCTGGCCATGGCCCACGCGAAGCGCGCGCTGGAGCTGGACCAGCCTTCGGCGCAGCCGGGTGAGTCACCGGTTCACGAGCGCGTGTTCCAGGTGATTCCCGACGCGGGAACGGCATCGGTGGACTTCTTCGTGGTGTCGGACCCCACCGCGCTCCCGGAGTCCCGCAGCGTCGGCGACGCCACCAACAACCGCGTGGGCGTGGGCATCGTGCGGGGTGACTCGAAACGCTTTGGTGCGAAGCAATACTGGGTCGCCGTCATCTACGCCGCGGTCCACTGA
- a CDS encoding lytic transglycosylase domain-containing protein, whose protein sequence is MSWMGTVAGWALGVSLGQSPTTLDAVRLHHAEATSLARREWVACVEQKCPDAGRLALLAGTLALSDGHAAEARDMLAAGPAPALLEPYRAFYLGQARFYSGDTEGAALDFARAVEAPGAPPGLVTRARARLGESLLKAGQVKQAATVLEAAVKALPTPELYYQRAQARGESGNGAGQQADLLTVALRFPTHPYADDAVKWLMEEGRPGRSWGFAERAQRTEGFLAGGAAKRALEELETLGGAKLSKEQMAKVSLLRAKGLFALGRESEADKALAVARKGPLAIAAEAELLVARRVLRADENDKARVLMAALDKKYATQPAGEEGAFFAGWIDLQSGRFAEAAKAFAAHGTRYARSRRREEGLWFRALAHLRLEEYEKAREALDSLVTTFPRSALAPQARYWMARSRELGGAKAAEVAPEYERLITTAPASFYALLSSERLRELGQPAPSSFPRPPLALELPRPPELALAVELTRAGLFRDAADEVESHVARLRSAEQALPFAHALLGLGEFGHAHTVAARHLWGRAFGSREPDALAAFYPRAFSSAVEQAAAAQQVDPFLVWAIMRRESAFKPEVMSAADARGLMQIIPKTATEIAQKLSEPAPAPADLFSPERNIRYGAWYLARLMERFAHPVLAAAAYNAGPSSVAKWAADRGTLPLDLFVESIPFRETRGYVKQVVADLFLYRAFYGPKGEQPRLSLVVPAPSKEGVAF, encoded by the coding sequence ATGAGCTGGATGGGGACGGTCGCCGGGTGGGCGCTAGGGGTGTCTCTGGGACAATCCCCGACAACCCTGGATGCCGTTCGTCTTCACCACGCCGAGGCAACCTCGCTGGCGCGGCGCGAGTGGGTGGCCTGTGTGGAGCAGAAGTGCCCCGACGCGGGCCGGCTCGCCTTGCTGGCGGGCACGCTGGCGCTGTCGGACGGCCACGCGGCCGAGGCGCGGGACATGCTGGCGGCGGGCCCCGCCCCTGCCCTGCTGGAGCCCTACCGTGCGTTCTATCTGGGTCAGGCGCGCTTCTATTCGGGGGACACCGAGGGCGCCGCTCTCGACTTCGCGCGCGCCGTGGAGGCCCCAGGAGCGCCGCCAGGACTGGTGACCCGCGCGAGGGCCCGGCTGGGTGAGTCGCTCCTGAAGGCGGGCCAGGTGAAGCAGGCGGCGACCGTGCTGGAGGCCGCGGTGAAGGCCCTGCCCACGCCGGAGCTGTACTACCAGCGGGCGCAGGCCCGAGGTGAATCGGGCAACGGTGCGGGCCAGCAGGCGGACCTGTTGACGGTGGCGCTGCGCTTTCCCACGCACCCCTACGCCGACGACGCCGTGAAGTGGCTCATGGAGGAGGGCCGGCCAGGAAGGAGCTGGGGCTTCGCGGAGCGGGCCCAGCGCACCGAGGGCTTCCTGGCGGGCGGCGCGGCGAAGCGTGCGCTGGAGGAGCTGGAGACGCTGGGTGGGGCAAAGCTCTCGAAGGAGCAGATGGCGAAGGTGTCCCTGCTGCGGGCGAAGGGCCTCTTCGCGCTCGGCCGGGAGTCAGAGGCGGACAAGGCGCTCGCCGTCGCGAGAAAGGGGCCGCTGGCCATCGCCGCCGAGGCGGAGCTCCTCGTCGCGCGTCGAGTCCTGCGCGCGGATGAGAACGACAAGGCCCGGGTGCTGATGGCGGCGCTGGACAAGAAGTACGCCACGCAGCCCGCGGGAGAAGAAGGTGCCTTCTTCGCGGGGTGGATCGACTTGCAGTCGGGCCGCTTCGCGGAGGCCGCCAAGGCCTTCGCCGCTCACGGGACGCGGTATGCACGCTCGCGCCGGCGTGAAGAGGGGTTGTGGTTCCGTGCCCTCGCGCACCTGAGGCTGGAGGAGTACGAGAAGGCGCGCGAGGCCTTGGATTCGCTGGTGACGACCTTCCCGCGCAGTGCCCTCGCACCGCAGGCACGCTATTGGATGGCGCGCAGCCGGGAGCTGGGAGGCGCGAAGGCGGCGGAGGTTGCTCCTGAATATGAGCGACTCATCACCACGGCGCCCGCGTCGTTCTACGCCCTCTTGTCCTCGGAGCGGTTGCGCGAGCTGGGACAGCCGGCGCCCTCGAGCTTCCCTCGCCCTCCCCTCGCGCTGGAGCTGCCTCGCCCGCCCGAACTGGCGCTGGCGGTGGAGCTGACGCGCGCGGGCCTGTTCCGAGACGCGGCGGACGAAGTGGAATCCCATGTCGCGCGATTGCGCTCGGCGGAGCAGGCCCTGCCCTTCGCCCACGCGCTCCTGGGCCTGGGCGAGTTCGGCCACGCGCACACCGTGGCGGCAAGACACCTGTGGGGCCGAGCCTTCGGCTCACGTGAGCCCGATGCCCTCGCGGCCTTCTACCCCCGCGCCTTCTCGAGCGCGGTGGAGCAGGCGGCGGCGGCGCAGCAGGTGGACCCGTTCCTGGTGTGGGCCATCATGCGGCGAGAGAGCGCCTTCAAGCCGGAGGTGATGAGCGCGGCCGATGCACGGGGGCTGATGCAAATCATCCCGAAGACGGCCACGGAGATTGCCCAGAAGCTCTCGGAGCCGGCGCCGGCGCCCGCGGACCTCTTCTCACCCGAGCGGAACATCCGCTACGGCGCCTGGTACCTGGCCCGGCTGATGGAGCGCTTCGCGCATCCCGTGCTCGCCGCCGCCGCCTACAACGCGGGCCCCAGCTCCGTCGCGAAGTGGGCCGCGGACAGAGGCACCCTGCCGCTGGACCTCTTCGTGGAGTCCATCCCCTTCCGGGAGACGCGCGGCTACGTGAAGCAGGTGGTGGCGGACCTGTTCCTCTATCGCGCCTTCTACGGTCCGAAGGGCGAGCAACCCCGGCTCTCGCTGGTGGTGCCCGCCCCCTCGAAGGAAGGCGTCGCCTTCTAA
- the cmk gene encoding (d)CMP kinase, giving the protein MSPRCFIVAIDGPAGAGKSTVSKLLARRLGFSLVDTGAIYRCVALMATRERIAYDDDARLGDLLGRVHIHFLVVGEENRVFLGGQDVSGEIRSPEISMAASQVSGRPVVRAGLLQLQRRLALESSKGSILEGRDIGTVVFPDADAKFFLEASPEVRARRRFEELFQKGVESSLDDVLADQTKRDKDDSARAVAPLKAAEDAIHVDSSALPLSEVVHSMEAEILRRMDARG; this is encoded by the coding sequence GTGAGCCCTCGCTGCTTCATCGTCGCCATCGACGGTCCCGCCGGTGCTGGCAAGTCCACGGTGTCGAAGTTGCTCGCGCGCCGCCTGGGTTTCTCCCTGGTGGACACGGGCGCCATCTACCGCTGCGTGGCGCTGATGGCGACGCGCGAGCGGATTGCCTACGACGATGATGCGCGTCTCGGCGACCTGCTCGGGCGGGTGCACATCCACTTCCTGGTGGTGGGCGAGGAGAACCGGGTGTTCCTCGGGGGCCAGGACGTGTCCGGGGAGATTCGCTCGCCGGAGATCTCCATGGCCGCGTCGCAGGTGTCCGGCCGCCCCGTGGTGCGCGCGGGGTTGCTCCAGCTCCAGCGGCGGTTGGCGCTGGAGTCGAGCAAGGGCTCCATCCTGGAGGGACGTGACATCGGCACCGTGGTGTTCCCGGACGCCGACGCCAAGTTCTTCCTGGAGGCGAGCCCCGAGGTGCGCGCCCGCCGCCGCTTCGAGGAGCTGTTCCAGAAGGGCGTGGAGAGCAGCCTCGACGACGTGCTCGCCGACCAGACGAAGCGCGACAAGGATGACTCCGCGCGCGCCGTGGCTCCGCTGAAGGCCGCGGAGGACGCCATCCACGTGGACTCCAGCGCCTTGCCGCTGTCGGAGGTGGTCCACTCGATGGAGGCGGAGATCCTCCGGCGGATGGACGCGCGCGGTTAG
- the hisC gene encoding histidinol-phosphate transaminase — protein MRPLVPNYVETLKPYVPGKPIEETEREFGLTGVIKLASNENPLGPSPRALEAMRRASSNVHLYPDATSFHLVRRLADSLGVQPQEVVLGSGSNELIELLIRTFTTPEDEILLCKNSFSAYRISAQAHGRPFVEVPMREGYQYDLEAMARAVTSRTRLVFLANPDNPTGTAFSREALEKFLAAVPPEVLIAYDEAYFEFVDWPDYVSAVELFRRHPNVVALRTFSKIHGLAGIRLGYGVMDAKLATYVQRTRMPFNLTVVAQAAGLAALEDTEHVQRTRENNRQGLRYFEAELPKLGITLTKSHANFVFADFRRPSTELYELLLRKGVIVRPFAGGGFPTCLRISVGTASENERCVRALREVLS, from the coding sequence ATGCGACCCCTCGTTCCCAACTACGTCGAGACGCTCAAACCGTACGTGCCGGGCAAGCCCATCGAGGAGACCGAGCGCGAGTTCGGCCTGACGGGCGTCATCAAGCTCGCCTCCAACGAGAACCCCCTGGGGCCCTCTCCGCGCGCGCTGGAGGCCATGCGGCGCGCGTCGTCCAACGTGCACCTGTATCCGGACGCCACGTCGTTCCACCTGGTGCGCCGGCTGGCGGACTCGCTGGGCGTGCAGCCCCAGGAAGTGGTCCTGGGCAGCGGCTCCAACGAGCTCATCGAGCTGCTCATCCGCACGTTCACCACGCCGGAGGACGAAATCCTCCTGTGCAAGAACTCCTTCTCCGCGTACCGCATCTCCGCGCAGGCCCATGGGCGGCCCTTCGTCGAGGTGCCCATGCGCGAGGGCTACCAGTACGACCTGGAGGCCATGGCGCGCGCGGTGACGTCTCGCACGCGGCTGGTGTTCCTGGCCAACCCGGACAACCCCACGGGCACCGCGTTCAGCCGCGAGGCGCTGGAGAAGTTCCTGGCGGCGGTGCCGCCCGAGGTGCTCATCGCCTACGACGAGGCCTACTTCGAGTTCGTCGACTGGCCCGACTACGTCAGTGCGGTGGAGCTGTTCCGCCGCCATCCCAACGTGGTCGCGCTGCGCACGTTCAGCAAGATTCACGGGCTGGCGGGCATCCGGCTGGGCTACGGGGTGATGGACGCGAAGCTGGCGACGTACGTCCAGCGCACGCGCATGCCCTTCAACCTGACGGTGGTGGCGCAGGCCGCGGGGCTCGCGGCGCTGGAGGACACCGAGCACGTGCAGCGCACGCGTGAGAACAACCGCCAGGGGCTGCGCTACTTCGAGGCGGAGCTGCCGAAGCTGGGCATCACGCTCACGAAGAGCCACGCCAACTTCGTGTTCGCGGACTTCCGCCGGCCCTCCACGGAGCTGTACGAGCTGCTCCTGCGCAAGGGGGTCATCGTCCGGCCCTTCGCCGGGGGCGGCTTCCCGACGTGTCTGCGCATCTCCGTGGGGACGGCCTCGGAGAACGAGCGCTGTGTGCGCGCCTTGAGGGAGGTCCTCTCGTGA
- a CDS encoding acetyl-CoA carboxylase carboxyltransferase subunit alpha gives MATGISYALDFERPLIELEKKIDELKALSTGGSADFTSEISKLEKKAKKLQTEIFSDLTRWQVVQMSRHPSRPYFLDYVRFLFTDFVELCGDRHFGEDPSIVGGFARFDGKPVMVIGHQKGRNTKENMARNFGMPRPEGYRKARRLMELAERFEKPILTFVDTPGAYPGMGAEERGQAEAIAVNLEVMSRLSVPIISTVVGEGGSGGALAIGVGNRVLMLQNSVYSVITPEGCASILFRDASRADKAADAMKPTAKDLLQMKIIDEVVAEPPGGAHRDPAKTAEALGKVLRKHLAQLAELSPDGLVKDRYAKFRAFGVFSGR, from the coding sequence ATGGCGACCGGCATCAGTTACGCGCTCGACTTCGAGCGCCCGCTCATCGAGCTGGAAAAGAAGATCGATGAGCTCAAGGCGTTGTCCACGGGTGGTTCGGCGGACTTCACCTCGGAGATTTCCAAGCTCGAGAAGAAGGCGAAGAAGCTCCAGACGGAGATCTTCAGCGACCTGACGCGGTGGCAGGTGGTGCAGATGTCCCGCCACCCCTCGCGGCCCTACTTCCTGGACTACGTCCGCTTCCTGTTCACCGACTTCGTGGAGCTGTGCGGCGACCGGCACTTCGGCGAGGACCCGTCCATCGTCGGCGGCTTCGCCCGCTTCGACGGCAAGCCGGTGATGGTGATTGGCCACCAGAAGGGGCGCAACACCAAGGAGAACATGGCGCGCAACTTCGGCATGCCGCGCCCGGAGGGCTACCGCAAGGCGCGCCGGCTGATGGAGCTGGCCGAGCGCTTCGAGAAGCCCATTCTCACGTTCGTCGACACGCCGGGTGCCTACCCGGGCATGGGCGCGGAGGAGCGCGGGCAGGCGGAGGCCATCGCCGTCAACCTGGAGGTGATGAGCCGGCTGAGCGTGCCCATCATCTCCACCGTGGTGGGCGAGGGTGGCTCGGGCGGCGCGCTGGCCATTGGCGTGGGCAACCGCGTGCTGATGCTCCAGAACAGCGTCTACTCCGTCATCACTCCGGAGGGCTGCGCCTCCATCCTCTTCCGTGATGCCAGCCGCGCGGACAAGGCGGCGGACGCGATGAAGCCCACCGCCAAGGACCTCCTCCAGATGAAGATCATCGACGAGGTGGTGGCCGAGCCTCCCGGTGGCGCGCACAGAGACCCGGCGAAGACGGCCGAGGCGCTGGGCAAGGTGCTGCGCAAGCACCTGGCGCAGCTCGCCGAGCTGTCGCCGGATGGGTTGGTCAAGGACCGGTACGCGAAGTTCCGCGCGTTCGGTGTGTTCTCCGGACGCTGA
- a CDS encoding ArsA family ATPase, which produces MSDARVLHFFGGKGGVGKTTLAAAYALRLSEEVPKERVLLVSLDPVRSLSDLVKKKLSAKPSKLVPGKGEGGVWGLEVEPAALLKPFLAQYLPALKKAAAKGTHFSEEELGSLYQQAVPGLEELVGLFHVVELLEGKEKEFDRIIVDCSPTSHTLRLFDLPVGLRKFLGLVRAGADKPAPTSGKGKKAEAAAAEPGFLEALGQKAEKLLGLLKDPARTAFHLVALAEPVPEAQTRMLFTQLRERGIPVTEIVVNQVEDREGCPACQGRRGLQAPHVRKFQALDKSVPVHLLGRRELAPRGLDGIAAFAKAWAGGKETKALEFAAAEGPPALVRAPSMPPIAAPPLPPTRLIFFVGQGGVGKSSCAAAAAVTLTEKEGPVLLISTDPAHSLSDVLQSRLTDTETQVKGTKGLYARELDMAGWFNALRKRLKEKAEKAFEGAPKTGSEVPADLLYLRNLLECAPPGIDELAAMSVLTDALVQERFKRIVVDSSPVVNSVRVVELAETAKTWLGALHTVLNKHRAKGLGDLADDIAGMIKHAKRFEEALASPTEARFVVVTRGEDLAAARTERVVEYLKDKKLPVERVLVNRVGPKSTCEKCENRRKLELNAAKAIEKKLGLPVTMAPALGRHPAGLRELKAFRTAWYALSPPAAKIKAA; this is translated from the coding sequence ATGAGCGACGCGCGAGTTCTTCACTTCTTCGGCGGCAAGGGCGGGGTTGGCAAGACCACGCTCGCGGCGGCGTACGCGTTGCGGTTGTCGGAGGAGGTCCCGAAGGAGCGAGTGCTGCTCGTCTCACTGGACCCCGTGCGCTCCCTGTCGGACCTGGTGAAGAAGAAGCTCTCCGCGAAGCCCTCGAAGCTGGTGCCGGGCAAGGGAGAGGGTGGCGTCTGGGGCCTGGAGGTGGAGCCTGCCGCGCTGCTCAAGCCGTTCCTGGCGCAGTACCTGCCCGCGCTGAAGAAGGCCGCCGCGAAGGGCACCCACTTCTCCGAGGAGGAGCTGGGCTCGCTGTACCAGCAGGCCGTCCCCGGGCTGGAGGAGCTGGTGGGGCTCTTCCACGTGGTGGAGCTGCTGGAGGGCAAGGAGAAGGAGTTCGACCGGATCATCGTGGACTGCTCGCCCACGAGCCACACGCTGCGGCTGTTTGATCTGCCCGTGGGGCTGCGCAAGTTCCTGGGTCTGGTGCGCGCGGGGGCCGACAAGCCCGCGCCGACCTCCGGGAAGGGCAAGAAGGCGGAGGCCGCCGCGGCCGAGCCGGGCTTCCTGGAAGCGCTGGGGCAGAAGGCGGAGAAGCTGCTGGGGCTGCTGAAGGACCCCGCGCGCACGGCCTTCCACCTGGTGGCGCTGGCCGAGCCTGTCCCCGAGGCGCAGACGCGCATGCTCTTCACGCAGCTGCGCGAGCGCGGGATTCCGGTGACGGAGATCGTCGTCAACCAGGTGGAGGATCGCGAAGGTTGTCCCGCGTGCCAGGGCCGCCGGGGTCTTCAGGCGCCGCACGTCCGCAAGTTCCAGGCGCTGGACAAGTCCGTGCCGGTGCACCTGCTGGGGCGCCGGGAGCTGGCGCCGCGCGGGCTGGACGGCATCGCGGCGTTCGCCAAGGCGTGGGCGGGTGGCAAGGAGACGAAGGCGCTGGAGTTCGCCGCGGCGGAGGGTCCTCCGGCCCTGGTCCGCGCGCCGTCCATGCCGCCCATCGCCGCGCCGCCGCTGCCTCCCACGCGGCTCATCTTCTTCGTCGGTCAGGGTGGCGTGGGCAAGAGCTCCTGCGCGGCCGCCGCCGCGGTGACGCTCACGGAGAAGGAGGGGCCGGTGCTCCTCATTTCCACCGACCCCGCGCACTCGCTATCGGACGTGCTGCAGAGCCGCCTGACGGACACCGAGACGCAGGTGAAGGGCACCAAGGGCCTCTACGCGCGCGAGCTGGACATGGCGGGTTGGTTCAACGCCCTGCGCAAGCGGCTCAAGGAGAAGGCGGAGAAGGCCTTCGAGGGCGCGCCCAAGACGGGCAGCGAGGTCCCCGCGGATCTGCTCTACCTGCGCAACCTGCTGGAGTGCGCGCCACCGGGCATCGACGAGCTGGCGGCCATGAGCGTGCTCACGGACGCGCTGGTCCAGGAGCGGTTCAAGCGCATCGTCGTGGACTCGTCGCCGGTGGTGAACTCCGTGCGCGTGGTGGAGCTGGCGGAGACGGCGAAGACGTGGCTGGGCGCGCTGCACACGGTGCTCAACAAGCACCGCGCCAAGGGGCTGGGAGACCTGGCGGACGACATCGCCGGGATGATCAAGCACGCGAAGCGCTTCGAGGAGGCGTTGGCGTCTCCGACGGAAGCGCGCTTCGTGGTCGTCACGCGCGGCGAGGACCTGGCCGCGGCCCGCACGGAGCGGGTGGTGGAGTACCTGAAGGACAAGAAGCTTCCGGTGGAGCGGGTGCTCGTCAACCGCGTGGGCCCCAAGTCCACCTGCGAGAAGTGCGAGAACCGCCGCAAGCTGGAGCTCAACGCGGCGAAGGCCATCGAGAAGAAGCTGGGCCTGCCCGTCACCATGGCCCCCGCGCTGGGCCGCCACCCGGCGGGTCTGCGGGAGCTGAAGGCGTTCCGGACCGCGTGGTACGCGCTGTCCCCGCCGGCCGCGAAGATCAAGGCGGCCTGA
- the nla6 gene encoding enhancer binding protein Nla6 — MGSARILAVDDERDTCEALAEMLSAWGHKVETAFDGHDALRKAGEFRPDVVLSDLAMPETDGLWLLRNLKEELPDCPVVFLTGRGTIDAAVEAIREGAYDFIVKPLDTARLKVCIDRALEKKETLREVQTLRRRLKQLGSSDLIAQSAGMRKVIELVEKVAPSKASVSISGESGTGKEVVARAVHNLSLRRDKPFIAINCASIPATLIESEIFGHERGAFTGADQRRPGVFELAHGGTLFLDELGEIPIDLQAKLLRVLEEGRLRRLGGKVEIEVDVRVLCATNRDLKQEIKNGRFREDLYFRLNVFQIHLPPLRERREDVPILVQHFVDKFRGDSAKRVSGVHPDAMEVLKNYDWPGNIRELRNAVERAVILCDGELITREHLPPDMAGKGPERHNFKLPYGLSLDAVEREYILGSLHRNGNNKARTAEVLGVSEKTLYNKLNRYAAEARNQPGGPRDNGPLGGQGSGGPLNPGNLDARPPDR; from the coding sequence TTGGGTAGCGCACGAATCCTGGCCGTGGACGACGAACGCGACACGTGCGAGGCGCTGGCGGAAATGCTCAGCGCCTGGGGCCACAAGGTCGAGACGGCCTTCGACGGGCACGACGCCCTGCGCAAGGCCGGTGAGTTCCGTCCGGATGTCGTCCTGTCGGACCTGGCGATGCCGGAGACGGATGGGTTGTGGCTGTTGCGCAACCTGAAGGAGGAACTGCCGGACTGTCCGGTGGTGTTCCTCACCGGCCGCGGCACCATCGACGCGGCGGTGGAGGCCATTCGCGAGGGCGCGTATGACTTCATCGTCAAGCCGCTGGACACCGCGCGCTTGAAGGTCTGCATCGACCGGGCGCTGGAGAAGAAGGAGACCCTGCGCGAGGTGCAGACGCTGCGGCGCAGGCTCAAGCAATTAGGCTCGTCCGACCTCATCGCCCAGTCGGCCGGCATGCGCAAGGTCATCGAGCTGGTGGAGAAGGTGGCCCCGTCCAAGGCCAGCGTGTCCATCAGCGGCGAGTCCGGCACGGGCAAGGAGGTCGTCGCCCGCGCCGTGCACAACCTGTCCCTGCGCCGCGACAAGCCCTTCATCGCCATCAACTGCGCGTCCATCCCCGCGACGCTCATCGAGTCGGAGATCTTCGGACACGAGCGCGGCGCCTTCACGGGCGCGGATCAGCGCCGCCCCGGCGTGTTCGAGCTGGCGCACGGCGGCACGTTGTTCCTGGATGAACTGGGCGAGATCCCCATCGACCTGCAGGCCAAGCTGCTGCGCGTGCTGGAAGAGGGACGGCTGCGCCGGCTGGGTGGCAAGGTCGAGATTGAGGTGGACGTGCGGGTGCTGTGCGCCACCAACCGCGACCTCAAGCAGGAGATCAAGAACGGGCGGTTCCGCGAGGATTTGTACTTCCGCCTCAACGTGTTCCAGATCCACCTGCCGCCCCTGCGGGAGCGCCGCGAGGACGTGCCCATCCTGGTGCAGCACTTCGTGGACAAGTTCCGCGGGGACTCGGCCAAGCGCGTGTCCGGGGTGCACCCGGATGCGATGGAAGTGCTCAAGAACTACGACTGGCCTGGAAACATCCGCGAGCTGCGCAACGCGGTGGAGCGCGCGGTGATCCTCTGCGACGGGGAGCTCATCACCCGGGAGCACCTGCCTCCGGACATGGCGGGCAAGGGGCCGGAGCGGCACAACTTCAAGCTGCCCTATGGCTTGAGCCTGGACGCGGTGGAGCGTGAGTACATCCTGGGAAGCCTCCATCGCAACGGCAACAACAAGGCGCGGACGGCGGAGGTGCTCGGGGTGAGCGAGAAGACGCTCTACAACAAGCTCAATCGCTACGCGGCCGAGGCGCGCAACCAGCCGGGCGGGCCCCGTGACAACGGTCCGTTAGGGGGGCAGGGGAGCGGTGGTCCGCTGAACCCCGGCAACCTGGATGCTCGGCCACCTGACAGGTAG